A DNA window from Leptolyngbya sp. KIOST-1 contains the following coding sequences:
- the dndD gene encoding DNA sulfur modification protein DndD, translating to MILLELVLQNFGPYRGRQVLDLSPGTEGCPIILIGGMNGGGKTTLLDALRLALYGARSQCSTRRGLSYSDFLSQCVHYAAPDDAIAGVELAFEYILNGVPKTIRVQRTWSRQPKGGKDTLDVTVDDWADDVLVQTWDEWIETVLPLGISSLFLFDGEQIKELAEQAIPPTPVVEAIRAMLGLELADRLALDLDLLTQRKQKALANTQELHDLERIEHRLAEQKTARESAATQLEHLKTQVEQATAVLQTAEANFKARGGDIASDRPQLEAKLAALQQSANDIRDQLRACAAAELPLLLIQPLLKKVQAQGQKELRRQQIEMSQDLIAERDQKLLDVLATADLSPKLHIRLHQPIPHMADPPVQQRR from the coding sequence ATGATTCTGCTGGAGCTGGTTCTACAAAACTTTGGCCCCTATCGAGGACGGCAGGTGCTAGATCTGAGTCCCGGTACAGAGGGTTGCCCCATCATCCTTATTGGCGGCATGAATGGGGGCGGCAAGACCACCCTGCTCGATGCGCTGCGGCTGGCGCTGTACGGGGCGCGATCCCAGTGCTCCACCCGACGCGGCCTTAGCTACAGCGATTTCCTTAGCCAGTGCGTTCACTATGCGGCCCCTGATGATGCAATTGCTGGCGTTGAACTGGCCTTTGAGTACATTCTCAATGGCGTCCCCAAAACCATTCGGGTGCAGCGCACCTGGAGCCGCCAGCCCAAGGGCGGCAAAGACACCCTGGATGTCACCGTCGATGACTGGGCCGACGATGTGCTGGTGCAAACCTGGGATGAATGGATTGAGACCGTCTTGCCCCTGGGCATTTCCAGCCTTTTCCTATTTGATGGCGAACAAATCAAAGAACTGGCTGAGCAAGCCATTCCCCCGACCCCAGTGGTGGAGGCGATTCGCGCCATGCTGGGCCTAGAACTGGCCGATCGGCTGGCCCTGGATCTGGACTTACTCACCCAGCGCAAACAAAAAGCCCTCGCCAATACCCAAGAACTTCACGACCTAGAACGCATTGAGCACCGCCTAGCCGAGCAAAAAACCGCCCGGGAGTCAGCCGCAACTCAGCTTGAACACCTCAAAACCCAGGTTGAGCAGGCTACCGCAGTCCTTCAAACTGCTGAAGCCAACTTTAAAGCCCGAGGGGGAGACATTGCCAGCGATCGCCCCCAGCTAGAGGCCAAACTTGCCGCCCTGCAACAATCTGCTAACGACATTCGTGACCAACTCCGCGCCTGCGCCGCCGCCGAACTACCCCTACTGCTGATTCAGCCCCTGCTGAAAAAAGTTCAGGCTCAGGGCCAAAAAGAACTGCGCCGCCAGCAAATTGAAATGTCCCAAGACCTAATTGCTGAACGCGATCAAAAGTTATTAGACGTTCTGGC
- a CDS encoding HepT-like ribonuclease domain-containing protein, which yields MRGDALYLSNILECINQIELYISDDREAFMRNRMIQDAVIRNFEVMGEAVKRLSEELRNSNPDIP from the coding sequence GTGAGGGGAGATGCGCTATACCTAAGCAATATTTTGGAATGCATTAATCAAATTGAGCTTTATATATCCGATGACAGGGAAGCCTTTATGAGAAATCGTATGATACAGGATGCCGTTATTCGCAACTTTGAGGTTATGGGAGAGGCCGTTAAACGACTGTCAGAAGAATTGCGAAACTCTAATCCTGATATTCCCTAG
- a CDS encoding HNH endonuclease has translation MEKDFLFYAKRFAKLRVDKARGTAPHKPILLLTVLDLCEKGLINRNEIYLSPELTANFLKFWHQFVDSDHHSNIALPFFHLTGDRFWHLMPNPGFEAAIAARVKFRTLPVLRSAVKYAYLDGELFALLQNPQSRTELTTILIQAWFPDRGGEIAKAFKYDEFEAVQRSLFDSGGATYNVEDLRDEDRIFVRNAAFRRNVVKLYDQRCAFCKVRVVGWDGVNMVDGAHIQPFAEFRDDRFVNGLALCKNHHWAFDHGWFGVDDDYRILIPWDRFTEETLEKSQEIQEFRGKEIFLPRNGQFPPSLKSLRWHREKWMIR, from the coding sequence ATGGAGAAAGACTTTTTATTTTACGCCAAGAGATTTGCCAAGCTCAGAGTAGACAAGGCTCGGGGAACAGCTCCCCACAAGCCGATCTTGCTACTGACGGTGCTGGATCTGTGCGAGAAGGGGCTGATTAACCGCAATGAGATCTACCTGTCGCCGGAGCTGACGGCAAATTTTCTCAAGTTTTGGCACCAGTTTGTCGATAGCGACCACCACTCGAATATTGCTCTGCCGTTTTTTCACCTGACGGGGGATAGGTTTTGGCACCTGATGCCGAACCCTGGCTTTGAGGCGGCGATCGCAGCCAGGGTGAAGTTTCGCACGCTGCCTGTGCTGCGATCGGCGGTGAAGTATGCCTACCTGGATGGGGAACTGTTTGCGCTGCTGCAAAACCCCCAGAGCCGCACGGAGCTGACTACGATTTTGATTCAGGCGTGGTTTCCGGATCGGGGGGGTGAGATTGCGAAAGCGTTTAAGTATGACGAGTTTGAAGCGGTGCAGCGATCGCTGTTTGACTCGGGCGGGGCAACCTACAATGTGGAGGATCTGCGGGATGAGGACAGGATTTTTGTTCGCAATGCGGCGTTTCGGCGGAATGTGGTGAAGCTGTATGACCAGCGGTGTGCGTTTTGCAAGGTGCGGGTGGTGGGGTGGGATGGGGTGAATATGGTGGATGGGGCACACATTCAGCCGTTTGCGGAGTTTCGGGATGATCGCTTTGTGAATGGGCTAGCGCTCTGCAAGAACCACCACTGGGCCTTTGACCACGGCTGGTTTGGAGTAGACGATGATTACCGAATTTTAATTCCGTGGGATAGGTTTACAGAAGAGACTTTGGAGAAGAGTCAAGAAATACAAGAATTCAGAGGGAAAGAGATATTTTTGCCAAGAAATGGACAGTTTCCACCTAGCCTGAAGAGCTTAAGATGGCACAGAGAAAAATGGATGATACGATAA
- a CDS encoding DNA phosphorothioation system restriction enzyme, giving the protein MSLKDLTIQDEYRSSDRDIVQDFYIPCLEQATVYNRAVGYFSSSSMACVAQGLSAFVRSGGQMRLITSPQLSEEDVRAIEQGLKNREQVVEAALLRELEVELPQVVQDRLAALVWLLSRGLLEIKLAIPKTLRRRGIYHEKLGLFVDGEGHVVAFTGSANESASALIDNFECLDVFCSWDAGVRQRALQKARNFQDLWNDQTKHVEVMAFPQAVARSLLKLCPTQPPTQEPRVASGQGDYKIDDSLPTEMSRGDVPNLPPSITLRPYQQQAIANWFANKGRGTLKMATGSGKTITALAIAAALYDKIQLQALIVVCPYRHLVTQWTRECRKFGLEPILAYENVRQWQDRLSSQLYSVRSGYQPFVTVLTTNATLMGDGLQSQLPYFPEKTLIVGDEAHNLGAKRLEQSLPRTVGLRLALSATPERYFDEAGTEGIFNYFGPVLEPEFTLADAIAQGALVHYRYYPVLVELTEEEAQRYAALTQKIGQLASMGDSELEEKLKGLLNQRSRLVGNAANKLQALRSLMGDRLDTSHTLFYCGDGSVEDEVSQENYRYVEAVTVLLGKELGYRVNTYTADTSLEEREDLRRQFETGELQGLVAIRCLDEGVDIPATQTAVIMASSGNPRQFVQRRGRVLRRAPGKDRATLFDMIVVPPALEGESLAVERGLLKKELRRFVEFAHLADNAGEARVQLLDLQKRYGLLDM; this is encoded by the coding sequence GTGAGTCTGAAGGATCTGACGATTCAGGACGAGTACCGGAGCAGCGATCGCGATATCGTCCAGGATTTCTACATCCCGTGTCTGGAGCAGGCGACGGTGTACAACCGGGCGGTGGGCTATTTCTCTAGCTCGTCAATGGCCTGCGTGGCCCAGGGGCTGTCGGCGTTTGTGCGATCGGGCGGGCAGATGCGCCTGATCACGTCGCCGCAGCTGTCGGAGGAAGATGTGCGGGCCATCGAGCAGGGGCTGAAGAACCGAGAGCAGGTGGTTGAGGCGGCGCTGCTGCGGGAGCTGGAGGTGGAGCTGCCCCAGGTGGTGCAAGACCGGCTGGCGGCGTTGGTGTGGCTGCTCAGTAGGGGACTCTTAGAAATTAAGCTGGCGATCCCCAAAACCCTGCGGCGGCGGGGGATTTACCACGAAAAGCTGGGCCTTTTTGTCGATGGTGAGGGCCATGTGGTGGCTTTTACAGGGTCGGCCAATGAGAGTGCCAGTGCGCTGATTGACAACTTTGAGTGTTTGGATGTGTTTTGCTCCTGGGATGCGGGGGTGAGGCAGCGAGCGTTGCAGAAAGCGAGAAACTTTCAGGATTTGTGGAATGACCAGACGAAGCATGTGGAGGTGATGGCGTTTCCACAGGCGGTGGCGCGATCGCTGCTCAAGCTCTGTCCAACTCAACCGCCCACTCAAGAGCCCAGAGTTGCCAGTGGGCAAGGTGATTACAAAATAGATGATTCTTTACCGACAGAGATGTCTAGAGGGGATGTTCCCAACCTACCGCCGAGCATCACTCTGCGCCCCTACCAGCAGCAAGCGATCGCCAACTGGTTTGCCAATAAAGGGCGCGGCACGCTGAAAATGGCGACGGGCAGCGGTAAGACGATTACGGCGCTGGCGATCGCAGCGGCACTCTACGACAAAATTCAGCTGCAGGCACTGATTGTGGTGTGTCCGTACCGCCATTTAGTCACCCAGTGGACGAGGGAGTGCCGCAAGTTTGGCCTAGAGCCCATTTTGGCCTACGAGAACGTCAGGCAGTGGCAAGATCGACTGTCGAGCCAGCTCTACAGCGTGCGATCGGGCTATCAGCCCTTTGTAACTGTGCTCACGACCAATGCCACGCTGATGGGTGATGGGTTGCAGTCGCAGTTGCCCTATTTTCCCGAAAAGACGTTAATTGTTGGGGACGAAGCCCACAACCTGGGGGCTAAACGGCTAGAGCAGAGCTTGCCCCGTACGGTGGGGCTGCGGCTGGCGCTGTCAGCAACGCCGGAGCGCTACTTTGACGAAGCGGGCACCGAGGGCATTTTCAACTACTTTGGGCCGGTATTGGAGCCGGAGTTTACCCTGGCCGATGCGATCGCCCAGGGTGCCCTTGTCCACTACCGCTACTACCCTGTGTTGGTCGAGCTGACGGAGGAGGAGGCCCAGCGCTACGCTGCGCTCACCCAGAAAATTGGCCAGCTAGCCTCCATGGGCGACAGTGAGCTGGAGGAGAAACTCAAGGGACTGCTCAACCAGCGATCGCGGCTGGTGGGTAATGCGGCCAATAAATTGCAGGCGCTGCGATCGCTGATGGGCGATCGTCTCGACACCTCCCACACGCTGTTTTACTGCGGCGACGGCAGCGTGGAGGACGAGGTATCTCAGGAGAACTACCGCTACGTTGAAGCGGTCACGGTGCTGCTGGGCAAAGAGCTGGGCTACCGGGTCAACACCTACACTGCCGATACATCCCTGGAGGAACGGGAAGACCTGCGGCGGCAGTTTGAAACCGGAGAACTCCAGGGGCTAGTCGCCATCCGCTGCCTGGATGAAGGGGTTGATATCCCCGCTACTCAGACGGCGGTGATCATGGCCAGCAGCGGCAACCCGCGCCAGTTTGTGCAGCGGCGGGGCCGGGTGCTGCGGCGTGCCCCCGGCAAAGATCGGGCGACCCTTTTTGACATGATCGTCGTGCCCCCGGCCCTGGAGGGCGAGTCGCTGGCGGTGGAGCGGGGGCTGCTAAAAAAGGAGCTACGGCGCTTTGTGGAGTTCGCGCACCTAGCCGACAATGCGGGGGAGGCCAGAGTGCAGCTCCTCGACCTGCAAAAGCGCTACGGCCTCTTGGATATGTGA
- a CDS encoding AAA family ATPase, translating to MKLLSLKLYNFRPFHGEHGLSFAKTADRNITVIHGNNGSGKTALLNAFTWALYERFTAALASPDQLVNRRALAEAAEQERVDCWVEVAFDHDGKQYRVRRSCQATRRGDDVTQSASEVAMQFVGDDGRWSTLPASKNPDDVVGRMLPKSLHQYFFFDGERIEQLVRTDNRAEIAEATQKLLGVKVLDNAIKHLNAARKTLEDELSGIGDAETKSLLAQRREKEATHDALETRQTEIDQELAHQATLKQEYSLRLRESGEFESLQRRMDQLTEQERELRDRLQDAKKVLKQAISNRGYTVFLPSVIETFRAIVRDKEEKGQLPADVKPKFVQELLEMQRCICGMELHPGTPHREAVEAWLQKTGLADVQSTVYRLEGWVNQQEDQQEDFWREVDQEQATINHCKQKLSQIEIDLEDLRDQLRTSPREDIRQLQERIDEVDGTCERLILEKGRNQERIALLATETSQLRKQMRDRKQNQSKQQLAVKRIEAAQDAIDRLKELKQNQDILFRQELQDTLSALYSDISFKAYIPRISEKYELNLVERVGNQEVLVGASTGENQILSLSFIGSVVERIRQWSENKLVMGPDSSTFPLVMDSPFGSLDEIYRRQVSKLLPGLADQLIVMASPTQWRGEVEEEMLPRIGREYVLVYNSPRDDLQGATTMRLGSETYPLIRQSPDEFEFTEIVEVHRQG from the coding sequence ATGAAGCTGTTGAGCCTGAAACTCTACAATTTTCGCCCGTTTCATGGCGAGCACGGGCTGAGCTTCGCCAAGACCGCCGATCGCAACATCACCGTCATCCACGGCAACAATGGCTCGGGTAAAACCGCCCTGCTCAACGCCTTTACCTGGGCGCTGTACGAACGCTTCACCGCCGCGCTGGCCTCGCCCGACCAGCTGGTGAACCGGCGGGCGCTGGCGGAGGCGGCAGAGCAGGAGCGGGTCGATTGCTGGGTGGAGGTGGCCTTTGACCACGACGGTAAGCAGTACCGGGTGCGGCGATCGTGCCAGGCCACCCGGCGGGGGGATGACGTCACCCAGTCGGCCAGCGAGGTAGCGATGCAGTTTGTGGGCGACGATGGCCGCTGGTCTACCCTGCCCGCCTCGAAAAACCCCGACGATGTGGTGGGGCGGATGCTGCCCAAGAGCCTGCACCAGTACTTTTTCTTCGATGGGGAGCGGATTGAGCAGCTGGTGCGCACCGACAACCGAGCCGAGATCGCCGAGGCCACCCAAAAGCTGCTGGGGGTAAAGGTGCTCGACAATGCGATCAAGCACCTCAACGCCGCCCGCAAAACCCTGGAAGATGAGCTGTCGGGCATTGGCGACGCCGAAACCAAAAGCCTGCTGGCCCAGCGCCGGGAAAAAGAAGCCACCCACGACGCCCTGGAAACCCGCCAGACCGAGATCGATCAGGAGCTGGCCCACCAGGCCACCCTGAAGCAGGAGTACAGCCTGCGCCTGCGGGAGTCGGGGGAGTTTGAGTCGCTGCAGCGGCGGATGGATCAGCTCACGGAGCAGGAGCGGGAACTGCGCGATCGCCTCCAGGACGCCAAAAAGGTGCTCAAGCAGGCGATCTCGAACCGGGGTTATACGGTATTTTTGCCCTCGGTGATCGAGACCTTTCGGGCGATCGTGCGAGACAAGGAAGAGAAGGGCCAGCTCCCCGCCGATGTGAAGCCCAAATTTGTGCAGGAGCTGCTGGAAATGCAGCGCTGTATCTGCGGCATGGAGCTGCACCCCGGCACCCCCCACCGCGAGGCGGTGGAGGCCTGGCTGCAAAAGACCGGGCTGGCGGATGTGCAATCGACGGTCTATCGCCTGGAGGGGTGGGTGAACCAGCAGGAAGACCAGCAGGAGGACTTTTGGCGCGAGGTCGATCAGGAGCAGGCCACCATCAACCACTGCAAGCAAAAGCTCTCGCAGATCGAAATTGACCTGGAAGATCTGCGCGACCAGCTGCGCACCAGCCCCCGCGAAGACATTCGCCAGCTCCAGGAGCGCATTGATGAGGTCGATGGCACCTGTGAGCGCCTGATTTTAGAAAAGGGCCGCAACCAAGAGCGCATTGCCCTGCTGGCTACCGAGACTAGCCAGCTGCGGAAACAGATGCGCGATCGCAAGCAAAACCAGAGCAAGCAGCAGCTGGCGGTAAAGCGCATTGAAGCGGCCCAGGATGCGATCGATCGCCTCAAGGAACTGAAGCAAAATCAAGATATTCTGTTTCGCCAGGAGCTGCAAGACACCCTCAGCGCCCTTTACAGCGACATTTCGTTCAAGGCCTACATTCCCCGCATCAGCGAGAAGTATGAGCTAAACCTGGTGGAGCGGGTGGGCAACCAGGAGGTACTGGTAGGCGCTTCGACTGGCGAAAACCAGATTCTCAGCCTGTCGTTCATCGGCAGCGTGGTGGAGCGCATTCGCCAGTGGAGCGAAAATAAGCTGGTGATGGGGCCAGACAGCAGCACGTTCCCGCTGGTAATGGATTCGCCCTTTGGTAGCCTGGATGAGATCTATCGGCGGCAGGTGTCTAAGCTGCTGCCAGGGCTGGCGGATCAGCTAATCGTAATGGCTAGCCCGACCCAGTGGCGCGGCGAGGTGGAAGAAGAAATGCTGCCCCGCATTGGACGAGAATATGTGCTGGTCTACAATTCTCCCAGGGATGATCTGCAGGGCGCTACGACGATGCGCCTGGGCAGCGAAACCTACCCGCTGATTCGGCAAAGCCCTGATGAGTTTGAGTTCACCGAAATTGTGGAGGTGCATCGCCAGGGCTGA
- a CDS encoding helix-turn-helix domain-containing protein, which produces MGKAGAALKQVLETYNISQYSLAAVLDVERNNVYRWANEKRDPSAETVVEIVRALKSMNPEAAEFFVKFYLGNEI; this is translated from the coding sequence ATGGGAAAAGCAGGAGCCGCCCTCAAGCAGGTGCTTGAGACTTACAACATCAGCCAGTACAGCCTTGCCGCCGTGCTGGATGTCGAGCGCAACAATGTCTACCGATGGGCAAACGAGAAACGTGACCCATCGGCAGAAACCGTTGTTGAAATTGTCAGAGCACTAAAATCTATGAACCCCGAAGCCGCTGAGTTTTTTGTCAAGTTTTATCTAGGCAACGAAATCTAA
- a CDS encoding HEPN domain-containing protein, whose product MNYSEEDISALVQARLQQAQKALEAGELLFEQNFYADSINRFYYSMFYAVLALLVTRQLGTSKHKGAIALFDREFVKTGVFSKQMSAGLHFAFEQRLEADYADLVDSSIDDARECLSYAEDFLSQVREYLQGS is encoded by the coding sequence TTGAATTATTCAGAAGAAGATATTTCTGCTTTAGTACAGGCACGACTACAGCAAGCACAAAAAGCTTTAGAAGCAGGTGAGCTGCTGTTTGAGCAAAACTTTTATGCTGATTCCATAAATCGCTTTTACTATTCCATGTTTTATGCTGTTTTAGCACTGCTAGTAACTCGCCAACTGGGTACATCAAAGCACAAAGGAGCAATTGCTCTCTTTGATCGCGAGTTTGTAAAAACTGGTGTCTTCAGCAAGCAGATGTCAGCGGGTCTGCATTTTGCCTTTGAACAGCGGTTAGAAGCTGATTACGCCGATCTGGTTGATTCATCTATAGATGATGCTAGAGAATGTCTTTCCTATGCTGAAGATTTCCTGAGTCAAGTAAGAGAGTATCTGCAAGGCTCATGA
- a CDS encoding nucleotidyltransferase family protein produces the protein MGNLMQSLRSNRDRVIAIATKYGASNIRVFGSVARGSDSASSDVDLLVDMEQGHSLIDRIALIQDLEDLLGHPVDVATPRTLHERIRDQVMAEAVPL, from the coding sequence ATGGGCAACTTAATGCAATCTCTAAGGTCGAATCGAGATCGGGTGATCGCGATCGCCACTAAATATGGTGCGTCTAATATTCGAGTATTTGGCTCTGTGGCACGGGGAAGTGACTCTGCTAGCAGTGATGTTGACTTGCTTGTAGATATGGAGCAAGGGCATAGCTTAATTGATCGTATTGCTTTAATACAGGATTTGGAAGACCTTTTAGGGCACCCTGTAGACGTTGCTACTCCTCGAACACTCCATGAGCGAATTAGAGATCAGGTTATGGCGGAGGCGGTACCACTGTGA
- a CDS encoding DUF4058 family protein, producing MRSPFPGMNPYLENPELWSSIHSRLIVAIADDLVEHLSEKYRVEIEKRTYFFSDEDSVLVGIPDVAVVTHQRTQAPTATATPAPTVQPEQVKVPMAEEVTERYLEIREAATGTVVTVLELLSPKNKRPGEGRIAYLRKRNQALASASHLVEIDLLRGGQPLPMSGEQSSHYRILVSRGDRRPLADLYRFNLQQPIPPIPIPLIVQEPEPMLALQPLLQYVYDKGRYAMAIDYSQPPVPPLAPADSDWVTEQLQIREDGTQ from the coding sequence ATGCGATCGCCCTTTCCAGGCATGAACCCCTACCTTGAAAATCCTGAGCTGTGGTCATCTATCCACAGCCGGTTGATTGTGGCGATCGCCGACGACCTGGTGGAGCATCTCAGTGAGAAGTACCGGGTTGAGATTGAAAAGCGCACCTACTTTTTCAGCGATGAGGACTCGGTTTTAGTCGGCATTCCAGACGTCGCCGTGGTGACCCATCAACGGACTCAGGCCCCTACGGCCACCGCCACCCCAGCGCCGACCGTGCAGCCTGAACAGGTCAAAGTGCCGATGGCGGAGGAAGTGACGGAGCGCTACCTCGAAATTCGCGAGGCGGCGACGGGAACCGTGGTTACCGTGCTTGAGCTACTGTCGCCTAAAAATAAGCGCCCTGGGGAGGGGAGGATAGCCTACCTGCGGAAACGCAACCAGGCTTTAGCCAGTGCCTCACACCTGGTGGAAATTGACCTCCTGCGGGGCGGGCAACCCCTGCCGATGTCGGGCGAGCAGTCCAGCCACTACCGAATTTTGGTATCGCGGGGCGATCGCCGTCCCCTGGCCGACCTATACCGATTCAACCTCCAGCAGCCGATTCCCCCGATACCGATACCGCTAATCGTCCAGGAACCAGAACCCATGCTGGCCCTACAGCCCCTGCTACAGTACGTCTACGACAAAGGGCGATACGCTATGGCCATTGACTACAGCCAGCCGCCAGTGCCGCCCTTAGCCCCGGCAGATAGCGACTGGGTTACAGAGCAGCTCCAGATCAGGGAAGACGGAACCCAATGA
- a CDS encoding nucleotidyltransferase domain-containing protein: MMSNHDQSILIEFADKIREQFPQASIWAFGSRARGDGQPESDLDICVVVEELDRKVWKEISYIAWDVGFCHDVIITTVKYSRQQFNSRLYSASPLVSNILKEGIAA, translated from the coding sequence ATGATGTCAAACCACGATCAAAGCATCTTGATAGAGTTTGCTGATAAAATTCGAGAGCAATTTCCCCAAGCGAGTATTTGGGCCTTTGGCTCACGGGCGAGAGGAGACGGGCAACCCGAGTCAGATTTGGATATCTGTGTTGTAGTTGAGGAGCTAGACCGAAAAGTCTGGAAAGAAATTAGCTATATTGCCTGGGACGTAGGCTTTTGCCACGATGTCATTATTACTACTGTGAAATACTCACGCCAGCAGTTTAATAGTAGGCTTTATTCAGCGAGCCCTCTAGTTAGTAATATCCTCAAAGAAGGTATTGCAGCTTGA
- a CDS encoding DUF2281 domain-containing protein, whose amino-acid sequence MTNRELILQELEQTPDPILGEVLDFLRYLKQKSRQTKTIRVISGDRESIVSLEDASRSEALGEMFSSQYFLSPVSQIQRELNEALTASGYNSKDQVVELVQEVKREMWHEQHVND is encoded by the coding sequence ATGACCAACAGAGAGTTAATACTGCAAGAACTAGAACAAACACCAGATCCCATTCTGGGAGAAGTGCTTGATTTTTTGCGCTACTTGAAGCAAAAAAGTAGGCAAACAAAAACTATTCGAGTCATATCTGGCGATCGAGAATCGATTGTTTCCCTTGAAGATGCCTCAAGGTCTGAGGCGCTAGGAGAAATGTTCTCGTCACAATACTTTCTTAGCCCAGTTTCACAAATTCAGCGTGAGCTGAATGAGGCTTTAACGGCAAGCGGCTATAACTCGAAGGATCAAGTTGTTGAACTTGTGCAGGAAGTAAAGCGAGAAATGTGGCATGAACAACACGTTAATGATTAG
- a CDS encoding DNA phosphorothioation-associated protein 4: protein MALARVHIAEDKAELVRNLRSSDGAIGPFRTYADIVTFAAALGFYSSRRVPLGTYSRKDPDAVLQEQIRNAEIINLIALAHTQDPEILHDDEVHDYIRVEIFEQYVNGGLEILASELSGSVDYSDQVLLILKLRKQTQQADKDFDLSKFL from the coding sequence ATGGCGCTGGCAAGGGTTCACATTGCAGAAGACAAGGCAGAGCTGGTACGAAATTTGCGCTCCAGCGATGGTGCGATCGGGCCTTTTCGTACCTATGCAGACATTGTGACCTTTGCTGCTGCGCTAGGTTTCTATAGCTCTCGGCGAGTACCGCTGGGCACCTATTCTAGAAAAGATCCGGATGCCGTTCTTCAAGAGCAAATTCGCAACGCTGAGATTATTAATTTGATCGCCTTGGCCCACACTCAAGACCCAGAAATTCTGCATGATGATGAGGTGCATGACTACATACGAGTTGAAATTTTTGAGCAATATGTGAATGGTGGCCTAGAGATTTTGGCTTCTGAGTTGAGCGGCAGCGTAGACTACTCAGACCAGGTTCTTCTAATTCTAAAGCTGAGAAAACAAACCCAGCAGGCTGACAAAGATTTTGATTTGTCTAAGTTTCTATAG
- a CDS encoding M48 family metallopeptidase, whose protein sequence is MQLDYDIVYSPRRKTLTITVERDRSVVVRAPVGTSPEKINQLVNSRRQWLYEKINHPQKYQVPLHPPGKELVNGESLLYLGRSHRLELVDTVSDIQLEGDRLLVPSHLARQRGNVFQQWYIQQAKAVILPRVNLYAKRLGVTFNHAKITNSKFRWGSCTPNDNVTFNWRLIKAPMFVIDYIVVHELVHFLEPNHTPRFWGIIRSQLATMDKAKRWLKEHGALLEQTL, encoded by the coding sequence ATGCAGCTTGACTACGACATTGTCTACTCCCCTCGACGCAAAACCCTTACCATTACCGTAGAGCGCGATCGCTCGGTAGTGGTTAGAGCCCCAGTGGGCACCTCCCCCGAAAAAATCAACCAGTTGGTCAACTCTCGCCGTCAATGGCTCTACGAAAAAATTAACCATCCCCAAAAATACCAAGTCCCCCTCCATCCCCCCGGCAAGGAGCTAGTCAATGGTGAGTCACTCCTCTATTTGGGGCGCTCCCACCGTCTAGAGCTGGTCGATACCGTCAGTGATATTCAGCTCGAAGGCGATCGCTTATTAGTGCCCAGTCATCTAGCTAGGCAGCGAGGCAATGTCTTTCAACAGTGGTACATTCAGCAGGCCAAAGCCGTCATTTTGCCCCGCGTCAACCTCTATGCCAAACGGCTTGGCGTCACGTTCAATCACGCCAAAATTACCAACAGCAAATTTCGCTGGGGCTCCTGCACTCCCAATGACAACGTCACCTTTAACTGGCGATTGATCAAAGCTCCTATGTTCGTTATTGACTACATAGTCGTACACGAGTTGGTACATTTTCTGGAGCCCAATCACACTCCGCGATTTTGGGGCATTATTCGCTCTCAACTTGCCACTATGGATAAAGCCAAACGATGGCTCAAAGAGCATGGTGCCCTCCTAGAACAAACCCTTTAG